A part of Larkinella insperata genomic DNA contains:
- a CDS encoding SCO family protein, which yields MHSLLKNSIRVAVLTFFAACSSSENRLPILGERDTVSKVVDGETVTDTVYYQIPPFQFVNQDSLPISDKTYDGKIYVTDFFFVTCPTICPKMKTQMKRVYDKFKGNSDVMFLSYTIDPRHDTPAVLKEFATNLGITGNQWQFATGPKEEIFKTGKSYMVVAQEDAGAPGGLLHSGHFVLVDKEKHVRGMYDGTTEEGADKLMTDINKLLAEYQKQ from the coding sequence ATGCATTCCCTTCTTAAAAATAGTATCCGGGTCGCCGTTCTGACCTTTTTTGCGGCTTGTTCTTCGTCGGAAAACCGTTTACCTATTCTGGGCGAACGCGATACCGTTTCCAAAGTCGTCGACGGTGAAACCGTAACCGATACGGTTTATTACCAAATTCCGCCGTTTCAGTTTGTCAATCAGGATAGCCTGCCCATCAGTGACAAAACCTACGACGGCAAGATTTACGTAACCGACTTCTTTTTTGTTACCTGCCCGACGATCTGTCCGAAAATGAAAACCCAAATGAAACGGGTTTACGATAAATTCAAGGGTAATTCGGACGTTATGTTTCTTTCTTACACGATTGATCCCCGGCACGATACGCCCGCCGTTTTGAAAGAGTTTGCGACCAATCTGGGGATTACCGGCAACCAGTGGCAGTTTGCCACCGGTCCAAAAGAAGAGATCTTTAAAACCGGGAAAAGCTACATGGTGGTGGCCCAGGAAGACGCTGGCGCACCGGGCGGATTGCTGCATAGCGGCCATTTTGTGCTCGTCGATAAGGAGAAGCACGTTCGGGGCATGTACGACGGCACTACGGAAGAAGGAGCCGATAAACTGATGACCGATATCAACAAGCTTCTGGCTGAATACCAAAAACAATGA
- a CDS encoding c-type cytochrome produces MKRVLIGLAVSFLFFQTACQSQEELKKEKYFVEGYQLYTEHCANCHQTDGKGLEALYPPINASDYLQHKEKVICLIRFGQNEPITVNGKRFSRPMPANPQLTDIDVAAITTYIYNKWGNETVISEVKDVSKVLDVCRAQQQR; encoded by the coding sequence ATGAAACGAGTATTGATCGGACTGGCGGTATCCTTCCTTTTTTTTCAGACGGCCTGTCAGAGCCAGGAAGAGCTGAAAAAAGAAAAGTATTTTGTGGAAGGGTACCAGCTTTACACCGAACACTGCGCCAATTGCCACCAAACCGACGGCAAAGGGCTCGAAGCGCTTTACCCCCCTATCAACGCATCTGACTACCTTCAACACAAAGAAAAAGTGATCTGCCTGATTCGCTTCGGGCAGAATGAACCCATTACCGTAAACGGGAAACGGTTTTCGCGGCCCATGCCGGCCAATCCGCAGCTGACGGATATTGATGTAGCCGCCATTACGACTTACATCTACAACAAGTGGGGCAATGAAACCGTCATTTCAGAGGTGAAAGACGTTAGCAAGGTGCTGGACGTGTGCCGGGCTCAGCAGCAACGGTGA
- the lptC gene encoding LPS export ABC transporter periplasmic protein LptC: MITKRISAVLFVGLIGIGLSGCKDEPAAKDTKPYTGPLEEINNVQVLYSEAAQLKVKMTTPLQYKYQTNDRVYPKTVNIEFYGPDGQIETTLRADSGRYVHAQNFYRVMGNVVVVNKKKNQDLYTPELNWNPTTKKVYTEKPVKILSKATNERLEGIGLDTDQSFSHYFIRKPTGIFRLAEGNP; encoded by the coding sequence ATGATCACTAAGCGTATCTCCGCGGTTTTATTCGTTGGCTTGATTGGCATTGGTCTGAGCGGTTGCAAGGATGAGCCCGCAGCCAAGGATACAAAACCCTATACCGGTCCGTTAGAGGAAATCAATAATGTACAGGTTTTGTACAGCGAAGCGGCACAGTTGAAGGTGAAGATGACGACACCGTTGCAGTACAAATACCAAACGAACGACCGGGTTTATCCAAAAACCGTCAACATTGAGTTTTACGGCCCTGATGGGCAGATCGAGACCACGCTTCGGGCCGACTCCGGTCGTTACGTGCACGCCCAGAACTTCTACCGGGTGATGGGGAATGTGGTGGTAGTCAACAAAAAGAAGAACCAGGATTTATACACGCCCGAGTTGAACTGGAACCCGACGACAAAGAAGGTTTACACGGAAAAGCCGGTTAAAATCCTGAGCAAAGCCACAAACGAGCGGCTCGAAGGAATTGGTCTGGATACCGATCAGTCGTTTTCGCACTACTTTATTCGCAAGCCTACGGGTATTTTCCGGCTTGCCGAAGGCAATCCGTAA